One part of the Candidatus Hydrogenedentota bacterium genome encodes these proteins:
- a CDS encoding nucleotide-binding protein yields the protein MINLQGIHSDSNWNKTSGLRAAGHEVDTSSFESCQSKALPAPSRKSLLKARDVVSEWSHTKIDDLLLEAGVSGLNVEQGFGSRRKRANAIIQFAIDNPSALTAEHSLFSAYLAKQALKTSDHTESESPQTQAISSTPIDISEFAPAVRSPNRVFVVHGQNDTARNAVVYFLESIGLEGIVLHEQPSMGRHLLTKFIEEAELVTFAVILMTDDDVGSLKEGVLRPRARQNVILELGYFLARLGQSKVCALITPGLETPSDFDGIVYIRMDNESRWELELRRELVAAGMPVVELPKSE from the coding sequence GTGATTAACTTACAGGGTATTCACTCCGATTCCAACTGGAACAAAACATCAGGATTGCGGGCCGCCGGCCATGAAGTCGATACTTCCAGCTTCGAATCTTGCCAGAGTAAAGCGCTACCTGCACCAAGTAGGAAATCTCTCCTTAAAGCGCGCGACGTAGTCTCCGAATGGAGCCACACCAAAATAGACGATTTGTTGCTGGAGGCGGGTGTGTCAGGGCTCAACGTAGAACAGGGTTTTGGGAGTCGCCGAAAACGAGCCAATGCGATCATTCAGTTTGCGATAGATAACCCTTCAGCGCTTACGGCGGAACATTCTCTTTTTTCCGCATATCTCGCAAAACAAGCCCTAAAAACAAGCGACCACACAGAATCTGAGTCGCCGCAAACACAAGCGATTTCTTCCACGCCCATTGATATCTCTGAATTCGCCCCGGCTGTCCGATCACCAAATCGTGTCTTCGTGGTGCACGGCCAGAACGATACCGCGCGCAACGCAGTTGTCTACTTCCTGGAAAGCATCGGGTTGGAAGGAATCGTCCTTCATGAGCAACCCAGCATGGGACGCCATCTTCTGACCAAGTTTATCGAGGAGGCAGAATTGGTAACTTTTGCTGTAATCTTGATGACAGACGATGATGTCGGTAGCTTAAAGGAGGGAGTGCTCAGGCCGAGGGCTCGCCAGAACGTGATCCTGGAGTTGGGCTATTTCTTGGCCCGCCTCGGGCAGTCTAAGGTATGTGCTCTGATTACGCCAGGCCTCGAAACACCATCAGACTTCGACGGAATCGTTTATATCCGCATGGACAATGAAAGTCGATGGGAGCTGGAACTCAGACGGGAACTCGTAGCTGCGGGAATGCCCGTCGTAGAACTTCCTAAGAGTGAATAG